The Mycolicibacterium boenickei genome has a segment encoding these proteins:
- a CDS encoding ABC transporter ATP-binding protein, with translation MSTQAQSAQPKLRLRNVTKRFPIRGEKTGFTAIQDISIDVTAGEFLVLVGPSGCGKSTLLDLLGGLTEPTSGEILLDGKPVTGPGLDRGIVFQQYALLPWRTARRNIEFGLEAKGLPAAERRRWAEEYLELVGLQGFADRYPHELSGGMKQRVAIARSLAFDPEVLLMDEPFAALDAQTRESLQDELLRIWQATGKTILFITHGIDEALYLGQRVAVLTSRPGRIKKIVEVDIDRNTDDIRSSEGFRAQRHHIWSLLHDEVERARSEEVQHV, from the coding sequence GTGAGTACACAGGCCCAGAGCGCGCAGCCCAAGCTGCGGCTGCGCAATGTCACCAAGCGGTTCCCGATCCGCGGTGAGAAGACCGGTTTCACCGCAATTCAGGACATCAGCATCGATGTCACGGCCGGCGAGTTCCTGGTGCTGGTCGGGCCCAGCGGTTGCGGCAAGTCGACCCTGCTGGACCTGCTCGGCGGGCTGACCGAGCCGACGTCGGGGGAGATCCTGCTCGACGGCAAGCCGGTCACCGGACCCGGCCTGGATCGGGGCATCGTCTTCCAGCAGTACGCGCTGCTGCCGTGGCGTACCGCCCGCAGAAACATCGAATTCGGGCTGGAAGCAAAGGGTTTACCCGCAGCGGAGCGACGGCGGTGGGCCGAGGAGTATCTCGAGCTGGTCGGGCTGCAGGGCTTCGCCGACCGCTATCCGCACGAACTGTCCGGTGGAATGAAACAGCGCGTCGCGATCGCCCGCAGCCTGGCGTTCGACCCCGAGGTGCTGCTGATGGATGAGCCGTTCGCCGCGCTGGATGCCCAAACCCGCGAATCCCTGCAGGACGAGCTGCTGAGAATCTGGCAGGCCACCGGCAAGACCATCCTGTTCATCACCCACGGCATCGACGAGGCGCTGTACCTGGGCCAGCGGGTCGCCGTGCTGACGTCGCGGCCGGGCCGGATCAAGAAGATCGTCGAGGTCGACATCGACCGCAACACCGACGACATCCGCTCCAGCGAGGGATTCCGGGCGCAACGCCACCACATCTGGTCGCTTCTGCACGACGAGGTGGAACGCGCCCGGTCCGAGGAGGTCCAACATGTCTAG
- a CDS encoding ABC transporter substrate-binding protein, with amino-acid sequence MLSALVLVLTACGSSGESARTEDGKTVVRYQGWAGEVEFQELAEELGYYQKIKLDWVGNTTSGPQDIQSVATGDIDVGSAFNGAVVKLNAAGAPITSVLSSYGADDGEYTGYFVLQDSPIHSARDLIGKKVGMNTLGAHHEFLTREWLAQQGLTNDEIKTVTLTVVPPVNTEQALREKQIDVAALNTIWRETATERGGIRPLFTDKSLFGAFSYGTYVVRDDFVAKNRDAVADFVQGTARAIRWAQVTPRAEVVAKFEEIINKRKRNEDTKTIQYWRSSGVPVPGAVIAERELQTWIDWLVRNGELKEGQLKAKDLYTNEFNPYSNGTYPDGAGPDGKVLAHK; translated from the coding sequence ATGCTCAGCGCACTTGTGTTGGTACTGACCGCGTGTGGCTCGTCCGGCGAATCGGCGCGCACCGAAGACGGCAAGACCGTGGTGCGGTATCAGGGCTGGGCCGGTGAGGTGGAGTTCCAGGAACTGGCCGAGGAACTCGGCTACTACCAGAAGATCAAGCTCGATTGGGTGGGCAACACCACCAGCGGGCCGCAGGACATCCAGTCCGTGGCCACCGGCGATATCGACGTGGGTTCTGCGTTCAACGGTGCGGTGGTCAAACTCAACGCCGCCGGCGCACCGATCACCTCGGTGCTCAGTTCGTACGGCGCCGATGACGGTGAATACACCGGCTATTTCGTGCTGCAGGACAGCCCGATCCACTCGGCGCGGGACCTGATCGGCAAGAAGGTCGGGATGAACACGCTGGGCGCCCATCACGAATTCCTCACCCGGGAGTGGTTGGCGCAGCAGGGATTGACCAATGACGAGATCAAGACCGTCACCCTCACCGTGGTGCCCCCGGTGAACACCGAGCAGGCGCTGCGTGAGAAGCAGATCGACGTCGCTGCCCTCAACACCATCTGGCGGGAGACAGCGACCGAACGCGGCGGGATCCGGCCATTGTTCACCGACAAGTCGCTGTTCGGGGCGTTCAGCTACGGCACCTACGTGGTCCGTGACGACTTCGTGGCCAAGAATCGGGACGCGGTGGCCGATTTCGTGCAAGGCACGGCGCGGGCCATCCGCTGGGCCCAGGTGACCCCACGAGCCGAAGTGGTGGCCAAGTTCGAGGAGATCATCAACAAACGCAAACGCAACGAGGACACCAAGACCATCCAGTACTGGCGCAGCTCGGGGGTTCCGGTGCCCGGTGCGGTGATCGCCGAGCGCGAACTGCAGACCTGGATCGATTGGCTGGTCCGCAACGGTGAGCTCAAGGAAGGCCAGCTCAAGGCCAAGGACCTCTACACCAACGAGTTCAACCCCTACTCCAACGGCACCTATCCCGACGGCGCCGGCCCCGACGGGAAAGTGTTGGCGCACAAGTGA
- a CDS encoding DUF3298 domain-containing protein — protein MRIGKLIGAAALVAGSLVVTTAPTASASAASFCDELAGQWDGQSCHASVTSDRNAVRDIKMALPGDLVDNPVIRQYLTNLMNNWRTAAQKMAHDSFGEEQFEIFQHGDATTAVFHEMYSGTVGTDALSHPNAPIVSDAYRTFTFAGGRQVQLADLFKPGVDHRAEIPRLGEPFIVAALDAAPPPHQPGTYPFTPDRWTPDKVYSGGYKAWALTPDELILYMPDYPVGRDSPVDFTPGRMQWSMDGGTVQAHIPLSALAPVLQPQFGGA, from the coding sequence ATGCGTATCGGCAAGCTGATCGGCGCGGCGGCCCTGGTCGCGGGCTCGTTGGTGGTCACGACAGCCCCGACCGCTTCGGCCTCGGCGGCATCGTTCTGTGACGAGCTGGCCGGACAGTGGGACGGGCAGTCCTGCCACGCGTCGGTGACCTCGGACCGGAACGCGGTTCGTGACATCAAGATGGCGCTGCCGGGCGATCTGGTGGACAACCCGGTCATCCGGCAGTACCTGACCAACCTGATGAACAACTGGCGCACTGCCGCGCAGAAGATGGCTCACGACAGCTTCGGCGAAGAGCAATTCGAGATCTTCCAGCACGGCGACGCGACGACGGCCGTGTTCCACGAGATGTACTCCGGGACGGTCGGCACCGACGCGCTGTCCCACCCGAACGCGCCGATCGTCAGCGACGCCTACCGCACCTTCACGTTCGCGGGTGGGCGCCAGGTCCAACTGGCCGACCTGTTCAAACCGGGTGTCGATCACCGGGCCGAGATCCCGCGCCTGGGTGAGCCGTTCATCGTGGCCGCGCTTGATGCCGCCCCGCCGCCACACCAGCCCGGCACCTATCCATTCACGCCGGACCGCTGGACGCCGGACAAGGTGTACTCGGGCGGCTACAAGGCCTGGGCGCTGACACCCGACGAGTTGATCCTCTACATGCCGGACTACCCGGTTGGTCGCGATTCCCCGGTCGATTTCACGCCGGGCCGGATGCAGTGGTCGATGGACGGCGGGACCGTGCAGGCGCACATTCCGCTCTCTGCGCTGGCCCCGGTGCTGCAGCCACAGTTCGGCGGCGCCTGA
- a CDS encoding YfgM family protein produces MTVTVTADKRADDEKAETVDDAIGIEETAEEVVEPEDETEAESETEEKSESEADETEGKDEAEDDAEEETEAEADRPSWRRRVLVGALAAVFIAALALSGFLGWNAWQGRQVAQAGKQAQDAAVSYAQILTSIDSNKVDENFNQVLAGATGEFKDMYSQSSMQLRQLLIDNKASAHGVVVESAVQSASKDKVVVLLFVDQSVSNTTVPDPRIDRSRIKMTMEKVDGQWRASKVELA; encoded by the coding sequence ATGACGGTGACCGTGACTGCTGACAAGCGCGCAGACGACGAGAAGGCCGAAACCGTCGACGACGCAATCGGTATCGAAGAGACGGCCGAAGAGGTCGTCGAGCCCGAAGACGAGACCGAAGCCGAGTCGGAGACCGAGGAAAAGTCCGAATCCGAGGCCGACGAGACCGAGGGCAAAGACGAGGCCGAAGACGACGCCGAAGAAGAGACGGAAGCCGAGGCCGACAGACCGAGCTGGCGCCGCCGGGTGCTCGTGGGTGCGCTGGCCGCGGTGTTCATTGCCGCACTGGCACTTTCGGGCTTCCTCGGATGGAACGCATGGCAGGGCCGCCAGGTGGCGCAGGCCGGAAAGCAGGCGCAGGACGCCGCGGTGAGCTACGCCCAGATCTTGACCAGCATCGATTCCAACAAGGTCGACGAGAACTTCAACCAGGTGCTCGCCGGCGCGACCGGCGAGTTCAAGGACATGTACTCGCAGTCGAGCATGCAGCTGCGGCAGCTGCTCATCGACAACAAGGCGTCCGCGCATGGCGTGGTGGTGGAGTCGGCCGTGCAGTCGGCGAGCAAGGACAAGGTCGTGGTGCTGTTGTTCGTCGACCAGTCGGTGTCCAACACCACCGTTCCCGACCCGCGGATCGACCGCAGCCGCATCAAGATGACGATGGAGAAGGTCGACGGGCAATGGCGCGCAAGCAAAGTGGAACTCGCCTGA